The Penicillium digitatum chromosome 6, complete sequence genome has a window encoding:
- a CDS encoding Protein-L-isoaspartate(D-aspartate) O-methyltransferase yields the protein MAWYCSGSTNTELIENLFKAELIKNERVRDAMIRVDRAHYAPSRPYSDSPQPIGYGATISAPHMHGHACEYLINYLKPGARVLDIGSGSGYLTHVLANLVTSSSADAQGQVIGIDHIPELTELARTNMDKSKQGSEFQASTTVKFITGDGRLGWKEGAPYDAIHVGAAADKLHPTLVDQLRAPGRLFIPVESEDDESAIDSLNGGQYIWVVDKKEDGSIHEEKVFQVSYVPLTDAPRG from the exons ATGGCGTGGTACTGTTCTGGATCCACCAACACCGAGTTGATTGAGAACTTGTTCAAGGCTGAATTGATCAAAAATGAGCGTGTGAGAGATGCCATGATAAGA GTTGATCGAGCTCACTATGCTCCATCACGGCCGTATTCGGACTCGCCTCAACCCATTGGATATGGGGCCACCATATCAGCACCACACATGCACGGTCATGCATGTGAGTATCTGATTAATTACCTCAAACCAGGTGCTAGAGTGTTGGATATTGGATCTGGTTCAGGATACTTGACCCATGTCCTGGCCAATTTAGTGACTAGTTCATCCGCCGACGCCCAGGGACAGGTGATTGGCATTGACCATATCCCTGAGCTGACAGAGCTGGCTCGTACCAACATGGACAAGTCCAAACAAGGCAGTGAGTTCCAAGCATCCACAACGGTCAAGTTTATCACTGGCGATGGACGGCTTGGATGGAAAGAAGGTGCACCGTACGACGCCATCCACGTTGGCGCCGCGGCCGACAAGCTTCATCCAACTCTGGTGGATCAGTTGCGTGCTCCTGGGAGACTCTTTATCCCGGTAGAATCAGAAGACGACGAGAGTGCTATTGATAGTCTCAATGGGGGTCAATACATCTGGGTGGTGGATAAAAAGGAAGACGGATCCATTCACGAGGAAAAGGTTTTCCAAGTCAGCTACGTGCCCTTGACGGATGCTCCACGAGGATGA
- a CDS encoding Heat shock protein DnaJ, N-terminal has translation MLVSLESLAAFLACLSSGYALQIPSDTPLSELISSAKAHLAQGSPRDAVLYFDAAVSRDPTNYITIFQRGAAYLSIGKNSQASSDFDRVLELKPDFEGALLQRSRLNARSAHWQEALQDLERAGKKSTDDYRELEAARDAATLALNAEKQGAWETCVSEANVAILKANTALPLRQARAHCHFEKGETEEGLSDLAHVLQMSPSLVEPHLQMSSMLFYSLGDSDRGLTQIRKCLHADPDSKPCNRLYRRERKLAKQLETLQTALGAHKFSNAAKLMVGDGESGGLIIDVKADVEEARQANHIHRLAPNNLYTFLVEKTCEAYREMRMIKKAGPFCAEALQLVPHSLAGLLYKAQTALDEDRFEDAIRTLELAKEHHPSSEEAQSLQQKAQTLLKRSKQKDYYKVLGISRDADDRTIKRAYRQLVKQHHPDKANSQGVSKEEAEKKMAAINEAYEVLSDSELRTRFDNGDDPNDPESQQRGSQFQGNPFGGGGQQFFFQQGGPQFQGGFKFPGGFR, from the exons ATGCTCGTTTCCTTGGAATCACTCGCGGCCTTTCTAGCTTGTCTCTCGTCTGGATACGCCCTTCAAATTCCTTCAGATACACCTCTCTCTGAGTTGATCTCTTCCGCCAAGGCCCACCTCGCGCAGGGCTCACCCCGAGATGCCGTGTTATACTTCGACGCCGCCGTTTCGCGCGACCCAACCAACTATATCACCATCTTTCAACGGGGTGCGGCATATCTTTCTATCGGCAAAAACTCACAAGCCTCAAGTGACTTTGATCGAGTTCTAGAACTCAAGCCGGATTTCGAGGGCGCTCTTCTACAGCGATCTCGCCTAAACGCACGCTCCGCGCATTGGCAAGAGGCCTTGCAGGATCTCGAGCGGGCCGGAAAGAAGTCGACGGATGATTACAGGGAATTAGAAGCCGCACGTGATGCGGCCACCTTGGCTCTCAATGCCGAAAAGCAAGGCGCTTGGGAGACATGTGTCTCCGAGGCAAATGTGGCCATCCTGAAGGCAAATACGGCGCTTCCTCTACGGCAGGCCCGAGCCCATTGTCACTTTGAAAAGGGCGAGACGGAAGAAGGGCTTAGCGATTTAGCACATGTTTTGCAAATGTCCCCGAGCTTGGTCGAACCTCACCTGCAAATGTCATCCATGCTGTTCTACTCTCTCGGAGACAGTGACCGTGGCCTTACTCAAATTCGAAAATGCCTCCATGCTGATCCAGACTCGAAACCGTGCAACCGTCTCTATCGACGTGAACGGAAGCTTGCCAAGCAACTAGAAACATTGCAAACTGCCCTGGGCGCACACAAATTCAGCAATGCTGCAAAACTCATGGTCGGCGATGGTGAATCCGGTGGACTGATTATAGACGTCAAGGCCGATGTTGAAGAAGCAAGACAGGCTAACCATATTCATCGCCTGGCACCAAATAATCTTTACACATTCCTAGTCGAGAAGACCTGCGAGGCTTACCGTGAA ATGCGTATGATCAAAAAGGCTGGTCCTTTTTGCGCCGAAGCTCTCCAGCTTGTTCCTCACTCGCTTGCCGGGCTCCTGTATAAAGCACAGACTGCTTTGGACGAGGATCGATTCGAGGACGCCATACGTACGCTCGAATTAGCCAAGGAACATCATCCAAGTTCGGAAGAGGCGCAATCCCTCCAACAAAAGGCACAGACCCTACTCAAGCGCTCCAAGCAGAAAGATTATTACAAGGTCCTTGGTATTAGCCGTGATGCGGATGATCGGACGATCAAGCGCGCGTACCGCCAGCTAGTGAAGCAACACCACCCAGATAAGGCCAATTCCCAGGGTGTAAGCAAGGAAGAGGCAGAGAAAAAGATGGCGGCTATTAATGAAGCCTATGAAGTTCTATCTGACTCCGAACTCCGGACACGGTTTGACAACGGTGACGATCCCAATGATCCTGAATCGCAACAGCGAGGCAGTCAGTTCCAGGGCAACCCATTTGGTGGCGGTGGTCAACAGTTCTTCTTCCAACAGGGTGGTCCACAATTCCAGGGAGGTTTCAAGTTCCCTGGTGGCTTCCGCTAA
- a CDS encoding Mitochondrial translation release factor (RF-1), putative, producing the protein MLVKLKCRIFFRPKLGLKLLPLRGVHTASDSALSPALLTRARLLAAEHTKLVERLEESFDAKTAKRAGELAPVANTLKEWIKTNDSIVELKSLLTDPNTDAEIRSLATDDLEISRDALPTISDRLKKALVPRHPFADLPCLLEIRPGAGGDEAGLFAFEMLRMYVAFCSRRGLRPTILKQDTEVGPSDDRLSEAVIEIEANGAYEILRTESGVHRVQRVPATETKGRTHTSAVSVMVLPSFPEDGSEVDNALNFEDPNSDYYIDPQDVRVEKMRAGGAGGQHVNKTESAIRLTHIPTHTVVSMQDERSQQANRRKAWQMLRAKLAEARQEAREQELMQLRRGILGGVAKMGRGDKIRTYNFGQSRCTDHRTGITIHNLDSILDGGDGLDAVMDSVRTWMAEGEVEAMVAEDMAKAKSK; encoded by the exons ATGCTCGTCAAGTTAAAATGTCGAATTTTCTTTCGGCCTAAGCTTGGTCTGAAACTGTTGCCTTTGCGAGGTGTACATACCG CATCCGATTCTGCCTTGTCTCCAGCTCTTTTAACCAGAGCCCGCCTACTTGCGGCTGAACATACAAAACTTGTAGAGCGACTGGAGGAGTCCTTTGACGCAAAAACTGCCAAACGAGCCGGAGAACTGGCACCGGTTGCGAATACCTTGAAAGAATGGATCAAAACCAACGAT TCTATTGTCGAGCTCAAATCTCTACTTACCGATCCAAACACCGATGCCGAAATACGGTCTTTGGCAACAGACGACCTTGAGATTAGTCGCGATGCCTTGCCTACAATATCAGACCGACTGAAGAAGGCTCTCGTTCCGCGACATCCTTTTGCAGACCTTCCTTGCTTGCTTGAAATCCGACCCGGCGCAGGCGGAGATGAAGCAGGCTTGTTCGCGTTTGAGATGTTACGGATGTATGTTGCCTTTTGCTCCCGAAGGGGCCTCCGCCCAACAATCTTGAAACAGGACACAGAGGTCGGCCCATCCGACGACCGTCTCAGTGAAGCGGtaattgaaattgaagccAATGGTGCATATGAGATATTACGAACCGAATCGGGGGTGCACAGGGTGCAGAGAGTACCCGCAACCGAGACCAAGGGTCGCACCCATACCAGTGCCGTCAGCGTAATGGTATTGCCGAGTTTCCCAGAGGACGGTAGTGAGGTGGATAATGCACTGAACTTTGAAGATCCAAATAGCGATTACTATATCGACCCACAAGATGTGCGGGTTGAAAAGATGAGGGCTGGAGGTGCTGGTGGGCAACACGTCAACAAAACCGAGTCCGCCATTCGACTAACCCATATCCCCACGCATACGGTTGTCTCCATGCAAGACGAACGGTCCCAGCAGGCCAATCGGAGAAAGGCGTGGCAGATGCTTCGGGCAAAGCTGGCCGAAGCCCGGCAGGAAGCCCGTGAGCAAGAGCTTATGCAGCTCAGACGAGGTATACTGGGTGGCGTGGCCAAAATGGGCCGAGGGGATAAGATCAGAACCTACAATTTTGGTCAAAGTCGCTGCACTGACCATCGTACAGGCATCACGATCCATAATCTGGATAGTATTCTTGATGGTGGTGATGGTTTGGACGCTGTTATGGACAGTGTGCGGACCTGGATGGCTGAAGGTGAAGTTGAGGCCATGGTTGCCGAAGACATGGCAAAAGCAAAGAGTAAATAG
- a CDS encoding Mitochondrial tricarboxylate transporter (Ctp), putative — MAMVNKDQKAKPSALRSILAGSTAGAVEIAITYPAEFAKTRTQLNRQLTHGQKLPWPPFGRQWYAGCTTLIIGNSLKAGIRFVAFDAIKSVLQDENGKISGPRTVVAGFGAGFTESLFAVTPFESIKTQLIDDRKAANPRMRGFLHGSKLIFNERGVKGFFQGFVPTTARQAANSATRFTAYTTLKQFAEGYTAPGEKLGTAATFGIGGIAGLITVYVTQPLDTVKTRMQSLEASKHYKNSIVCATRIVKDEGILTLWSGAMPRLARLIMSGGIVFTMYEKAMDGLDLLDPERKYL; from the exons ATGGCGATGGTGAATAAGGATCAAAAGGCAAAG CCCAGCGCCCTTCGCTCCATCCTTGCGGGGTCCACCGCTGGAGCCGTGGAGATTG CGATCACATACCCGGCCGAAT TTGCGAAGACCCGAACTCAACTCAATCGCCAGCTTACCCACGGCCAAAAGCTGCCATGGCCACCGTTCGGGCGCCAGTGGTATGCAGGATGTACAACACTGATTATCGGAAACTCGCTCAAGGCTGGAATTC GATTCGTCGCTTTCGATGCCATAAAATCAGTTCTCCAGGATGAGAATGGCAAGATCTCAGGACCAAGGACGGTTGTTGCTGGATTTGGTGCTGGATTCACCGAGTCTCTTTTCGCCGTCACTCCCTTTGAAAGCATTAAGACTCAATT GATCGACGACCGGAAGGCTGCCAACCCTCGGATGCGCGGTTTCTTGCACGGTAGCAAGCTCATTTTCAATGAAAGAGGTGTCAAGGGCTTCTTCCAAGGCTTTGTCCCCACTACAGCAAGACAGGCCGCCAACTCGGCAACCCGATTCACAGCCTACACAACATTGAAGCAGTTTGCAGAGGGCTATACGGCGCCGGGCGAAAAGCTGGGCACTGCAGCCACCTTTGGAATTGGTGGGATTGCAGGGCTCATCACTGT TTATGTGACCCAACCATTGGACACGGTCAAGACAAG AATGCAATCACTTGAGGCCAGCAAGCATTACAAGAACAGCATCGTTTGCGCAACAAGAATCGTCAAGGATGAAGGTATCTTAACTTTGTGGTCTGGCGCTATGCCACGACTTGCGAGATTGATCATGAGTGGAGGAATTGTATTCACCAT GTATGAGAAGGCTATGGATGGACTGGACTTGTTGGATCCGGAGCGAAAGTATTTGTAG
- a CDS encoding RNA helicase, ATP-dependent DEAH box, HrpB type → MADALAAQLGNSKLEGTSEQRLQDTLKLPPKDARPQTEDVTATKGLEFEDFYIKRELMMGIFEAGFEKPSPIQEETIPVALTGRDILARAKNGTGKTAAFVIPTLERINPKSTKTQALILVPTRELALQTSQVCKTLGKHLGINVMVTTGGTGLMDDIIRLNDPVHILVGTPGRVLDLASKGVADLAECPTFVMDEADKLLSPEFTPVIEQLMSFHPKDRQVMLFSATFPLIVKSFKDKHMRNPYEINLMDELTLRGITQYYAFVEEKQKVHCLNTLFSKLQINQSIIFCNSTNRVELLAKKITELGYSCFYSHARMLQQHRNRVFHDFRNGVCRNLVCSDLLTRGIDIQAVNVVINFDFPKNAETYLHRIGRSGRFGHLGLAINLINWEDRFNLYKIEQELGTEIQPIPQNIDKKLYVYDSPENIPRPISNPLPQTGAGSVNMNGDRQPRRNNHNGQPQIQQHGQQHGQQHGQQHGQQHGQQHGQQHGQQQGGQHGQYYNNRGRSSYRGRGQGQRRGAQNDANRIAFGQPNPGQSQAPIS, encoded by the exons ATGGCCGACGCGCTTGCTGCACAACTCGGCAATTCTAAGCT GGAAGGAACCTCAGAGCAAAGACTGCAGGACACATTGAAACTCCCACCTAAAGATGCTCGCCCACAAACTGAG GATGTCACTGCTACAAAAGGCCTCGAGTTCGAGGACTTTTACATCAAACGTGAACTTATGATGGGCATTTTTGAGGCTGGATTTGAAAAGCCCTCCCCTATCCAAGAAGAGACGATACCAGTTGCCCTCACAGGTAGAGACATCTTGGCTCGAGCTAAGAACGGCACTGGAAAGACCGCTGCTTTTGTTATCCCCACACTCGAGCGCATTAACCCCAAAAGTACAAAGACCCAGGCCTTGATCCTGGTCCCCACACGAGAGCTCGCCCTCCAGACATCACAGGTCTGCAAGACCCTAGGCAAACACCTCGGTATCAATGTTATGGTTACCACTGGTGGAACGGGTTTGATGGACGACATTATTCGGTTGAATGACCCTGTTCACATTCTTGTGGGAACCCCCGGACGGGTGCTGGATTTGGCTAGCAAAGGTGTCGCCGACTTGGCCGAATGCCCGACTTTTGTGATGGACGAAGCAGACAAATTGCTGTCTCCTGAGTTTACTCCTGTCATTGAGCAACTTATGTCCTTCCACCCCAAGGATCGCCAAGTCATGCTCTTCAGTGCCACTTTCCCTTTGATTGTCAAGTCATTCAAGGACAAACATATGCGCAACCCTTATGAGATCAACCTTATGGATGAACTTACCCTACGCGGTATCACCCAGTACTATGCTTTTGTCGAGGAGAAGCAGAAGGTTCACTGCTTGAACACTCTTTTCTCCAAGCTTCAAATCAACCAGTCGATCATTTTCTGCAACTCAACCAATCGGGTTGAGCTTCTGGCCAAAAAAATCACCGAACTCGGCTATTCGTGCTTTTATTCTCATGCTCGGATGCTTCAACAGCACCGTAACCGAGTCTTCCATGACTTCCGCAACGGCGTATGCCGCAACTTGGTTTGCTCTGACCTGTTGACTCGCGGTATCGACATTCAAGCAGTCAACGTTGTGATCAACTTTGATTTCCCGAAGAACGCGGAGACCTATCTTCACCGTATCGGTCGTTCAGGTCGTTTCGGACACTTGGGACTCGCCATTAACCTCATCAACTGGGAGGATCGGTTCAATCTGTACAAGATTGAGCAAGAACTGGGCACCGAAATCCAGCCAATCCCTCAGAATATTGACAAGAAGCTTTATGTCTATGATTCTCCCGAGAACATCCCTCGGCCGATATCCAACCCTCTACCCCAGACTGGAGCTGGATCCGTGAACATGAACGGAGACCGTCAACCTCGCCGGAACAATCACAATGGCCAACCGCAAATCCAACAGCACGGTCAACAGCACGGTCAACAGCACGGTCAACAGCACGGTCAACAGCACGGTCAACAGCACGGTCAACAGCACGGTCAACAGCAAGGTGGACAACATGGCCAATACTACAATAATCGGGGACGCAGTTCTTACCGTGGTCGTGGACAGGGTCAACGTCGTGGGGCACAAAATGACGCCAACCGGATCGCCTTCGGTCAACCAAATCCGGGACAATCCCAAGCGCCCATCTCTTAG